One window of the Pyrinomonadaceae bacterium genome contains the following:
- a CDS encoding sigma-54 dependent transcriptional regulator, with amino-acid sequence MAKRGSILVVDDEEIMRDVLETLLSAEGYRVDLSKTGEEGLDTYTKRPYDVVLLDVSMPGIGGLRALEEFLKLDADAVILMVTAYATFDTAIAAWEKGAFGCIRKPFQNEHIKAQVAAGIKRRRKEEERRSLRQAMSREVDRGAIIGRSDIMQEVFRVVEQVAPARSTVLITGESGTGKELIAKAIHEASPRAGRAFVTVNSSNIPSELLESELFGHTRGAFTGAIAAKKGLFEVADGGSIFLDEIGDIPPETQVRLLRVIQEREFTPLGDTTPRRVDVRIIAATNIDLKEAVRQGVFREDLYYRLSVVPIELPPLRDRHEDILPLAQHFVRKYNEENGRQVSEHVNPEVLSLLENYSWPGNVRELENAIERAVVIAPGDEITRECLRREIADPQAAAAVAREAVGASSGIDVTRGVNFYDEVRRFEIDLIRRALDQTGGHQSRAARLLGMNPTTLNSKIKTYNINLRS; translated from the coding sequence ATGGCTAAAAGAGGCTCAATCCTCGTCGTTGACGACGAAGAAATAATGCGCGACGTGCTCGAGACTTTGCTCTCGGCCGAAGGCTATCGCGTTGATTTGTCGAAGACCGGCGAAGAAGGACTGGACACTTACACCAAGCGGCCTTACGACGTGGTGCTGTTGGACGTGTCGATGCCGGGCATCGGTGGACTGCGCGCGCTGGAAGAGTTTTTGAAGCTGGATGCGGACGCCGTCATCCTGATGGTTACCGCGTACGCGACGTTCGACACCGCGATTGCCGCGTGGGAGAAGGGCGCGTTCGGCTGCATTCGCAAGCCGTTTCAGAACGAACACATCAAGGCGCAGGTGGCCGCCGGCATCAAGCGACGCCGCAAAGAAGAAGAGCGCCGCTCTCTGCGACAGGCAATGAGCCGCGAAGTCGATCGCGGCGCGATCATCGGCCGCTCGGACATCATGCAGGAGGTCTTTCGCGTCGTGGAGCAAGTCGCGCCCGCGCGCTCGACGGTTCTCATCACCGGCGAAAGCGGCACCGGCAAAGAACTGATCGCAAAGGCAATTCACGAAGCCAGCCCGCGCGCCGGCCGGGCGTTTGTGACGGTGAACAGTTCGAACATTCCTTCTGAGTTGCTCGAGTCCGAGTTATTCGGTCACACGCGCGGCGCATTCACCGGCGCAATTGCCGCGAAAAAAGGTCTGTTTGAAGTCGCCGACGGCGGCTCAATCTTTCTCGATGAGATTGGCGACATCCCACCCGAGACTCAGGTGCGTCTGCTCCGCGTCATTCAGGAGAGGGAATTCACGCCGTTGGGTGATACGACGCCGCGTCGCGTCGACGTGCGCATCATCGCCGCCACGAATATCGACTTGAAAGAAGCGGTGCGTCAGGGAGTATTTCGCGAGGATCTTTACTACCGTTTGTCTGTCGTGCCGATTGAGCTGCCGCCTTTACGCGACCGGCATGAAGACATTCTGCCGCTGGCGCAGCATTTTGTTCGCAAATACAACGAAGAAAACGGCCGGCAGGTCTCGGAACACGTTAATCCCGAGGTGCTGTCGCTGCTTGAGAATTATTCCTGGCCCGGTAACGTGCGCGAGCTTGAGAACGCGATCGAGCGGGCTGTCGTCATCGCTCCCGGCGACGAGATCACCCGTGAATGCCTGCGCCGCGAAATTGCCGATCCGCAAGCTGCCGCCGCCGTCGCGCGCGAAGCGGTCGGCGCATCGTCGGGAATCGACGTCACCCGCGGCGTGAACTTCTACGACGAAGTGCGACGCTTTGAAATCGATCTCATTCGGCGCGCTTTGGATCAAACCGGCGGCCATCAATCTCGCGCCGCGCGCCTGCTCGGTATGAATCCCACCACGCTTAACTCAAAGATCAAAACCTATAACATCAACCTGCGATCTTAG
- a CDS encoding ATP-binding protein, with protein sequence MKGSVLTGRTLVLLGATALLVVAGALNFSQRRSHHAPPTDGATWVDSSNGVFAEAVEPGSAAARARIIPGDRLHAISPNGQPCPTSLDGPTCEPIGNATRLQIYLDRAGVGGEIHYLIERPSFPAETRYYYADLDNLGAIQRLTARDLYINLIGLIYLCIGLFVIFKQGSRAPFVLHFATLCLTAFVFHFYVSIASYRDLDLAIAILDNTAFILFAPLFLHFAAIYPVRHRLFDEKHWRAVYLYLPSMILASVGAIMFLRDQLVLLAPPLSAVLDYSPAFVGRYYRISFIHFVAALVISAAILIRRFVVSKNTVARQQLKWVVSGSALAIVPFTLLYGIGYVAGADTAGPLTDVAFLPLILIPLSFGYSVVRYRLMDVELVVRRAAVYAATSLAIAFLIGLVVYIFGLYALGGGVSSSDQITLKLIASIVLMAAIVMIAAPVKNFLQERVDRLFYGRRYDMRHSLLDFGRTISASTALDPLLDSLISRLREVMNVERVAIFIEDQTDSSGYRVARTAGLSELSAPPDFREMIRARSAETGVVRADDLELPTESGSFVRRTLHYYLPCVVRGRMVAVIGLGRSSDGALLSSEDVEILRTVSGYIAVAIENSLLYQEQKHRAAELELLKEFNESIVESINVGLLAVDLNGNITRLNSAMEEIFSMTREEANGKNVEDLFAEDFADTLRQVLGPEGWHLSQTRQIYKLHTITRAGRSAVLNIALAPLYADTEEQTGALVVLEDVTQRLQLEEQLQQREKLSSIGLLAAGVAHEVNTPLTGVSSYTQMLLGMLPESDPKHALLEKVRRQADRATDIVNNLLNFSRTGNAEEFNQLNIHRVLDDTLQLLEPQLRRSQIEIVRDYGEELPEVHGNSGKLQQVFTNLILNARDSISNGNGLVTLKTRNGEDGLVVVEVADNGIGIAPEHVAKIYDPFFTTKGVGGGTGLGLAVTYGIVQEHSGHITVLSTPGQGSTFRITLPTTDPRARMKVAVH encoded by the coding sequence ATGAAAGGTTCAGTACTTACAGGCCGAACGTTGGTTCTGTTGGGCGCGACGGCTTTGCTCGTGGTGGCGGGAGCCTTGAACTTTTCCCAGCGAAGGAGTCATCACGCGCCACCCACCGACGGCGCAACCTGGGTGGATAGCTCTAACGGCGTATTTGCTGAGGCGGTCGAACCCGGATCGGCAGCGGCGCGCGCGCGAATAATCCCCGGAGATCGACTGCACGCCATCAGTCCTAACGGCCAGCCGTGCCCGACCAGCCTGGACGGACCGACCTGCGAGCCGATTGGGAATGCGACTCGACTTCAGATCTATCTGGACCGCGCCGGCGTCGGCGGAGAGATTCACTACCTGATCGAGCGCCCCTCCTTCCCGGCCGAGACCCGTTACTACTACGCCGACCTCGACAACCTCGGAGCGATTCAGAGGTTAACCGCACGTGACCTTTACATAAATCTAATCGGATTAATCTATCTTTGCATTGGCCTGTTTGTAATCTTCAAGCAGGGTTCGCGTGCGCCGTTCGTGCTGCACTTTGCGACCCTTTGTCTCACTGCCTTTGTCTTTCACTTCTACGTGTCGATCGCGAGCTACCGCGATCTGGATTTAGCGATTGCGATCCTGGACAACACGGCATTCATTCTTTTCGCGCCGCTGTTCCTGCACTTCGCGGCAATTTATCCCGTGCGCCATCGTTTGTTCGATGAGAAGCATTGGCGCGCCGTGTACCTGTATCTGCCGTCGATGATTTTGGCGTCGGTTGGCGCGATCATGTTTCTGCGTGATCAGCTTGTCCTGCTCGCTCCGCCGTTGAGCGCCGTGTTGGATTATTCGCCGGCCTTCGTCGGGCGCTACTATCGAATCTCTTTCATCCATTTTGTCGCCGCGTTAGTGATTAGCGCAGCCATCCTGATTCGTCGTTTCGTCGTCAGCAAGAACACGGTCGCGCGCCAACAATTGAAATGGGTCGTGTCGGGATCGGCGCTGGCGATTGTGCCTTTCACCTTGCTTTACGGGATCGGTTACGTGGCCGGCGCTGACACGGCCGGGCCCTTAACTGACGTCGCTTTTCTCCCGCTGATTTTGATTCCGTTGTCATTCGGCTACTCTGTGGTTCGCTATCGGTTGATGGACGTCGAGCTGGTCGTGCGTCGCGCTGCGGTCTATGCGGCGACGTCTCTGGCAATTGCATTTCTGATCGGCCTCGTCGTTTATATTTTCGGGCTCTATGCACTCGGCGGCGGGGTTTCATCTTCGGACCAAATCACTCTCAAGCTGATAGCCTCGATCGTGCTGATGGCCGCCATCGTCATGATTGCTGCGCCGGTAAAGAACTTTCTTCAGGAGCGGGTTGACCGGCTGTTCTATGGCCGCCGTTATGACATGCGTCACAGCCTGCTCGACTTTGGACGCACTATTTCCGCCAGCACGGCGCTCGATCCCTTGCTTGACTCGCTAATTTCGCGCTTGCGCGAAGTAATGAACGTCGAGCGCGTCGCGATTTTTATCGAAGACCAGACCGATTCATCCGGCTATCGAGTTGCCCGCACCGCCGGGCTCTCAGAGCTGAGTGCGCCACCTGACTTTCGCGAGATGATTCGCGCCCGCTCGGCTGAAACGGGCGTCGTCCGTGCAGACGACCTTGAGTTGCCCACGGAAAGCGGGAGCTTTGTCCGGCGGACGCTGCATTATTACCTGCCGTGCGTAGTTCGTGGCCGGATGGTGGCGGTGATCGGATTAGGTCGCTCCAGCGATGGCGCGCTGCTTTCGTCGGAAGACGTCGAAATTTTGCGCACCGTGTCGGGCTATATCGCGGTCGCCATCGAGAATAGCCTGCTTTACCAGGAGCAGAAACACCGTGCCGCCGAACTCGAGCTGCTGAAGGAATTCAACGAGTCGATCGTCGAATCGATCAACGTCGGCTTGTTGGCGGTTGATTTGAACGGCAACATCACGCGCTTGAATTCCGCGATGGAAGAAATCTTCTCGATGACGCGCGAAGAAGCCAATGGCAAGAACGTCGAGGATCTCTTTGCCGAAGATTTCGCGGACACTCTGCGACAGGTGCTGGGACCGGAAGGTTGGCACCTCAGCCAGACGCGCCAGATCTACAAGCTGCACACGATTACGCGTGCCGGCCGGTCGGCGGTACTTAACATCGCGCTGGCCCCGCTGTACGCCGACACCGAAGAGCAGACCGGCGCGCTGGTAGTTCTCGAAGACGTCACTCAGCGCCTGCAACTGGAAGAACAACTTCAGCAGCGCGAAAAACTTTCTTCGATCGGTTTGTTGGCGGCCGGGGTGGCCCACGAAGTGAACACACCTTTGACCGGCGTGTCTTCTTACACGCAAATGCTGCTGGGCATGCTGCCGGAAAGCGATCCGAAACACGCCCTCCTCGAGAAAGTTCGCCGGCAAGCCGATCGTGCCACCGACATCGTTAATAACCTGCTGAACTTCTCGCGCACCGGCAATGCCGAAGAGTTTAATCAACTCAACATTCATCGGGTGCTCGACGACACCCTGCAACTGCTCGAGCCGCAACTTCGGCGCAGTCAAATTGAAATTGTGCGTGACTACGGCGAAGAGTTGCCGGAGGTCCACGGCAATTCAGGCAAGCTGCAACAGGTCTTTACGAACTTAATTCTGAATGCGCGGGACTCAATCTCGAACGGTAACGGTTTGGTCACTCTCAAGACGCGCAACGGTGAAGACGGGTTGGTAGTCGTCGAAGTTGCCGACAACGGCATCGGCATCGCGCCCGAACATGTCGCGAAGATTTACGATCCATTCTTTACCACCAAAGGCGTGGGCGGCGGCACCGGTCTGGGGCTGGCCGTCACGTACGGAATTGTGCAGGAACACTCAGGCCACATCACCGTCCTGAGCACCCCGGGTCAGGGTTCAACCTTCCGCATCACGCTTCCCACCACCGATCCAAGGGCCCGCATGAAAGTCGCCGTTCACTAA
- a CDS encoding carboxypeptidase-like regulatory domain-containing protein: protein MRKAFKFSAPLVAIAVMLLTTGSSSASGKGARGLATVSGTVRDHRGLPLSGALIQIIREGAKKIVTEARTAADGSFSAKIPAGRYSLKAVASGFGEVLFSSVSVAPSAEIAYRFNLEPLGAGRTYPEQRSDRDSAKWRLRSAQTQRSIFQANEGTDGTVAAVATDDVSVVNASADESDKSGVRPQGVVETYFAGSSNPLGSSYQGLNFAVALTASESVDFIFAGQTGTGDAPQRFEASARVRLNDRHRLGVTAGGAKVQTFGGIDDKFAQSSLGQMSVRAVDEWIVRDGFVVVLGMDYSRFFGSGNDTSFTPRLAIQFDATARTRVKVAYANMADSGDVQSVAPFESSNAVFKAPTTQPVAYVGGRAVMARSRRFEVGLERELSNRSNVEATAFVDMTSGRGVGLLAMPASAFSGDNAAALIRVANQEGSARGVRLVYSNRLNHVWNASAGYSFGRGQRLSSNGIRNPAQLFESAFFNTVALQIAGDWSTGTHVQTVFRFSPEATVFAIDPFAGQLAVYDPSLSIQVTQDLPTFGLPLRAQAILDARNLLDVQTTTSNGETLLLVAPNGRSVRGGISLRF from the coding sequence ATGAGAAAAGCCTTCAAATTTAGTGCGCCGCTGGTGGCGATTGCTGTCATGCTGCTGACGACTGGTTCGTCATCCGCATCCGGCAAAGGCGCCCGCGGCTTAGCAACGGTCAGCGGCACGGTTCGCGATCATCGCGGATTGCCGTTGTCCGGCGCGTTGATTCAAATCATTCGCGAAGGCGCGAAGAAAATCGTCACCGAAGCCCGCACCGCCGCCGACGGCAGCTTCTCAGCCAAGATCCCCGCCGGTCGTTACTCTCTCAAGGCAGTCGCCTCAGGATTCGGCGAAGTTCTTTTCTCGTCAGTCAGTGTTGCTCCTTCAGCGGAAATTGCTTATCGCTTTAATCTCGAGCCGCTCGGCGCGGGCCGAACCTATCCCGAACAGCGCAGCGACCGCGATAGCGCCAAGTGGCGATTGCGTTCGGCGCAAACACAGCGCTCAATCTTCCAGGCTAACGAAGGGACCGATGGGACGGTTGCCGCCGTTGCTACGGACGATGTCAGCGTCGTCAATGCTTCCGCCGATGAAAGCGACAAGAGCGGCGTTCGTCCGCAGGGTGTGGTCGAAACCTATTTCGCGGGATCATCGAACCCGCTTGGTTCCAGTTACCAGGGTCTGAACTTTGCCGTCGCTCTGACGGCTTCTGAGAGCGTCGATTTCATCTTTGCCGGCCAGACCGGTACGGGCGACGCGCCACAGCGATTCGAAGCATCTGCGCGCGTGCGTTTAAATGATCGACATCGTCTCGGCGTCACTGCCGGCGGTGCGAAAGTGCAAACGTTTGGCGGGATCGATGACAAGTTCGCGCAGAGCAGTCTTGGACAGATGTCGGTTCGGGCCGTTGACGAATGGATTGTTCGGGACGGTTTCGTGGTCGTGCTCGGGATGGATTATTCGCGTTTCTTTGGCTCCGGAAATGACACGTCGTTCACGCCGCGCCTGGCAATTCAATTCGACGCCACCGCCCGCACCAGAGTGAAAGTGGCTTACGCCAACATGGCTGACAGCGGCGATGTTCAGAGTGTCGCACCTTTTGAATCGAGCAATGCAGTTTTCAAAGCACCCACGACGCAGCCGGTTGCTTACGTTGGTGGCCGGGCCGTGATGGCGCGCAGCCGTCGCTTTGAGGTCGGCTTGGAACGCGAACTCAGCAATCGCTCGAACGTTGAAGCGACGGCCTTTGTAGATATGACTTCAGGTCGCGGCGTTGGCTTATTGGCGATGCCCGCAAGCGCTTTTTCAGGAGATAACGCAGCGGCCCTTATCCGGGTGGCAAACCAGGAAGGTTCCGCTCGCGGCGTGCGCCTCGTTTACTCGAACCGTTTGAACCACGTGTGGAATGCGTCCGCCGGCTATTCGTTCGGCCGTGGCCAGCGGCTTTCGTCCAACGGTATTCGCAATCCAGCTCAACTTTTCGAAAGCGCGTTTTTCAATACGGTCGCACTGCAAATTGCCGGTGATTGGTCTACGGGTACTCATGTGCAGACGGTCTTCCGGTTCTCGCCTGAGGCGACGGTTTTCGCAATTGATCCATTCGCCGGCCAGCTCGCGGTTTACGATCCCTCGTTGAGTATTCAGGTCACGCAAGACCTTCCCACGTTTGGTCTGCCGCTGCGGGCCCAGGCGATCCTCGATGCGCGCAATCTCCTGGACGTGCAGACCACGACGAGCAACGGCGAAACATTGTTGCTGGTTGCGCCCAACGGGCGGTCAGTTCGCGGGGGAATCTCGCTCCGCTTCTAG
- a CDS encoding pitrilysin family protein, whose protein sequence is MIDQVKTTRLPNGLTILTEHMPGLRSVTFGIWVRRGSRHESAPLNGICHFIEHALFKGTRTRSAHDIATESDRLGGHLDAYTSHEITGFSMKVVDTAMPAAFDLLADMLANPRFDQDDLKREQGVIIEEMKMIEDTPDELLGELLNAAYFPDHSLGRPIEGTVETVSNFDREKTSAFHAQNYAPANLVIAAAGNVNHQQFVDLALKFFGGSNGHVENGFSPAAPAPSAPILIERKSELEQAHLIVAAPWPSARSEDRYIASMLGTIIGGGTSSRLWQSIREERGLAYAIGAGGNTFTDVGMFTIYAGVSPVHIDQVLDLSLKELRRVVREPVTQDELKLAKDQAVASVLLSLESSSARAGALARQEIVHGRRIPTDQIIQRIEAVTQEDTLRLAQEHFTTPKLALGALGNLNGFVVDRSRLEI, encoded by the coding sequence ATGATTGATCAAGTTAAGACAACCCGGCTTCCGAATGGTCTGACCATTCTGACCGAACATATGCCGGGGCTCAGATCCGTCACCTTTGGCATTTGGGTGCGACGCGGCTCGCGACACGAATCGGCCCCACTTAACGGCATCTGCCACTTCATCGAGCATGCTTTGTTCAAAGGCACGCGCACCCGCTCCGCCCACGACATCGCGACCGAGTCGGACCGGCTCGGCGGCCACCTCGACGCTTACACGTCTCACGAAATCACCGGATTTTCTATGAAAGTGGTTGATACGGCGATGCCGGCTGCGTTCGATTTACTCGCGGACATGCTGGCCAATCCCCGGTTCGATCAAGACGATCTCAAACGCGAACAAGGCGTCATCATCGAAGAGATGAAGATGATCGAAGACACGCCGGACGAGCTTCTCGGCGAGCTTCTTAATGCCGCGTACTTCCCCGATCACTCTCTTGGACGGCCGATCGAAGGCACGGTCGAAACCGTCTCAAACTTCGATCGCGAGAAGACTTCAGCCTTTCATGCGCAGAACTATGCGCCGGCAAATCTGGTGATCGCGGCAGCCGGCAACGTTAATCATCAACAGTTCGTGGATCTGGCGCTTAAATTTTTCGGGGGCAGCAACGGGCATGTGGAGAACGGTTTCAGCCCCGCGGCACCCGCCCCTTCGGCTCCGATCTTGATTGAACGAAAGAGCGAGCTGGAGCAGGCGCACTTGATCGTCGCCGCGCCGTGGCCCTCGGCCAGAAGCGAGGACCGCTACATCGCCAGCATGTTGGGAACAATTATTGGGGGCGGCACGTCCAGTCGCTTGTGGCAATCGATCCGCGAAGAGCGTGGTTTGGCGTACGCCATTGGCGCCGGCGGAAACACTTTCACGGACGTGGGCATGTTCACGATTTATGCCGGCGTGTCCCCGGTACACATCGATCAGGTTTTGGATTTGTCTTTGAAAGAATTACGGCGGGTGGTACGCGAGCCGGTGACACAGGACGAGTTGAAACTCGCAAAGGATCAAGCCGTCGCTTCAGTCTTGTTAAGCCTGGAATCTTCCAGCGCGCGCGCCGGCGCCCTCGCGCGCCAGGAGATCGTTCACGGCCGAAGAATTCCTACCGACCAGATCATCCAGCGAATTGAAGCGGTTACTCAGGAAGACACACTGCGGCTGGCGCAAGAACACTTCACAACGCCGAAGCTGGCACTGGGCGCGCTGGGAAACTTGAATGGCTTTGTTGTAGATCGATCGCGCTTGGAAATCTAA
- a CDS encoding MBL fold metallo-hydrolase, translating into MKLSVLGSGSTGNAVLLVANGTRVLVDAGLSAREIARRMSQLGEDPNSLDGILITHEHGDHAGGLRVLMKDLDCPVYMSAKTHTAYILDRRNATNEEPRRRADALRDRMVEIDSGQDFRIGAIDFHPFTVPHDAVDNFGFTATHNGVKVATLMDFGHVTTLIAQQLRGCAAIVIESNHSRDMLKTVENYPWELKQRILSRLGHLSNEDVAEWLVGGFDGQARHIVLAHMSQRANNPYLAKITAETALYERSPLFRSDTEIILSFPKEPTAWIEV; encoded by the coding sequence ATGAAACTTTCGGTTCTGGGCAGCGGCTCAACAGGTAATGCGGTGCTGCTGGTTGCTAACGGCACGCGTGTGCTGGTGGATGCGGGCCTCAGCGCGCGCGAGATCGCGCGCCGCATGAGTCAACTGGGCGAAGATCCAAACTCGCTCGACGGCATTTTGATCACACACGAGCACGGCGACCACGCAGGCGGACTGCGCGTGCTGATGAAGGACCTCGACTGCCCCGTGTACATGTCGGCGAAGACGCACACCGCTTACATTTTGGATCGCCGTAACGCCACCAACGAGGAACCGCGCCGCCGGGCTGACGCCTTACGCGATCGCATGGTCGAGATCGATTCGGGTCAGGACTTTCGCATCGGCGCGATCGACTTTCATCCTTTTACGGTGCCGCACGACGCGGTCGATAACTTCGGCTTTACCGCTACGCATAACGGTGTGAAGGTCGCCACGCTGATGGATTTTGGCCATGTCACCACATTGATTGCCCAGCAATTGCGCGGGTGCGCCGCCATCGTCATCGAATCGAACCACAGCCGGGACATGCTCAAGACGGTCGAAAACTATCCGTGGGAATTGAAGCAAAGAATCCTTTCGCGGCTCGGCCACCTGTCCAATGAAGACGTTGCGGAATGGCTGGTTGGAGGTTTTGACGGTCAGGCCCGTCACATCGTGCTCGCGCACATGTCGCAGCGCGCGAACAATCCTTATCTGGCGAAAATCACCGCGGAAACGGCTTTGTATGAGCGTTCACCGCTGTTCCGAAGCGACACCGAAATCATTCTATCTTTTCCGAAAGAGCCGACTGCTTGGATCGAAGTGTGA
- a CDS encoding DUF4019 domain-containing protein: MRRRPLRSGYCPDLPTLLVVALALVFASCTRGERRSGIPADAQTVLDTAIEDINTGRYDKLYNEAADEWRRDTTLEESKTTFERLREKLGRANVRNLQSAREEQTGTAPVAGHSLTAIYQTSFERGHAMETFTLVERGGKWYLAKYFVSSTALG; this comes from the coding sequence GTGCGACGCCGTCCCTTACGGTCGGGCTACTGCCCCGATCTGCCGACGCTACTCGTAGTTGCGTTGGCGCTGGTTTTCGCCTCGTGCACTCGGGGTGAACGGCGATCCGGAATTCCCGCGGATGCTCAGACTGTGCTGGACACGGCGATTGAAGACATCAACACCGGCCGCTACGATAAACTTTACAATGAAGCGGCGGACGAATGGCGCAGGGACACCACACTGGAAGAGTCGAAGACGACGTTTGAGAGGCTGCGAGAGAAACTCGGCCGCGCCAACGTTCGGAACCTCCAATCTGCGCGCGAAGAGCAAACGGGAACGGCGCCCGTTGCCGGTCACTCATTGACGGCCATCTATCAAACGTCATTTGAGCGCGGCCATGCGATGGAAACCTTCACCCTGGTCGAGCGCGGCGGCAAATGGTACCTGGCAAAATATTTTGTGAGTTCGACGGCGCTGGGATGA